In Ruegeria sp. YS9, the genomic window GATGACCCAGTCGCGGCTGAAGTTTGTCAGCTTCTGAATCTCACCATACGGGATCGTATGCACGGCACCTCGGTGGTGACGCAGTTGCATCGAGCGAACCGAGATCTTCTCGACCGTTCCCATCGTGCCGCCGACGTCGACATATTCTCCGACGCGGAAGGCATCGTCTATCAGGAAGAAAACGCCGCCCACGATGTCAGCAACCAGTTTTTGCGCACCAAAACCGATCGCCAGACCCAGAACACCGGCACCGGCCAAAAGCGGTGTGATATTGATGCCCAATGCGCCCAGCGCCAACAGGCCAAAAATCACGGCAATCGTGATCTGGGCCGTGATACGCATCAGGGGCAGGACCGTCGCCAGACGAGAACCGCCGGCGCCGCCGCCTTCACCGCCGGCTTCTTCGTCCAGCGCCTCGGCCGCAGTCTGTTCCCTGGCCAAACGGCGGTTGATCCACAGCGAGACGACCTCGTTCAGGATATAGCCAACGGCGATGATCAGCAGGAATTCGATCACGGCACCGCCAACTTCGGCACTGACACCGGCCGACGCGACATTGCGCAGGTCAAGGTGCCACGCGCGTGCAATCATGAAGACCACGACCAAGCCCGCGATAACGCGACCAATCCGGATATAGCTGCGTTTCGCGGAACGGTAGGCGCGTTCGGCAAGAGGGCCTTCGCCCGACATGGGCGGTTGCAAATGCCGCACGAGACCACGGATCAGCGTATCCAGCGCAGGGGCAATCAACAACCAGAACATCGTCGTGAAATGCGCGCCGCCGGTCAGCAATCTCAACGTCGCTGGATCACGCTGTGCGACCAGGAATTCGACCAGAAGCCAGATTGCCACCGAAACGCCGATGGCAAAATAGGGGTAATAGTGCGCAACTTCTTCATCGAATTTCGTGTGATCCGGGTCCGTCCCCAGCATCATTTGCGACAGACCTTCACGCGCGGTCCAGGCGATTACGGCGATATAGACGTGAATTGCCGCGTTCAGCCAGAAGCCAATGCGGGTATCGTCACCCGTGATGCCATTGAGCGCGTTGAACCGAACGACGAACAGCGTGAATCCGATAAGGATCAACAATCCGATCAGGTTGCGATGCAGGTACTTGGCCCAGTGGTCGTCGATATTGACCAACCGGAATTGCGGCTTCTCCGGCGCCAGAACAAACCGTGACGCAGCCGCGCCCAAACGCGGCACCCAGATAAGATAGAATACAAACGGTGCAGCATAGGTGATCTGTTCC contains:
- a CDS encoding mechanosensitive ion channel family protein gives rise to the protein MFHLPRLVLAIISAIFLAVPLYAQDTGSTSTVTIPEDLTPEQVDDLVARMSDDQVRAILLERLDAVAEKQAAEKANVEDPLTEISDIWAAMVTSWTHVLTTAPNIITAQITAFSNFSDTFGTTGVFTLFGLVLSVLVVGFIAEKLFIFLTRRWHEATEAAGEADLWGAVSYLFRRFCREIAGLIVFYVVIRAVGRGLLTTEQITYAAPFVFYLIWVPRLGAAASRFVLAPEKPQFRLVNIDDHWAKYLHRNLIGLLILIGFTLFVVRFNALNGITGDDTRIGFWLNAAIHVYIAVIAWTAREGLSQMMLGTDPDHTKFDEEVAHYYPYFAIGVSVAIWLLVEFLVAQRDPATLRLLTGGAHFTTMFWLLIAPALDTLIRGLVRHLQPPMSGEGPLAERAYRSAKRSYIRIGRVIAGLVVVFMIARAWHLDLRNVASAGVSAEVGGAVIEFLLIIAVGYILNEVVSLWINRRLAREQTAAEALDEEAGGEGGGAGGSRLATVLPLMRITAQITIAVIFGLLALGALGINITPLLAGAGVLGLAIGFGAQKLVADIVGGVFFLIDDAFRVGEYVDVGGTMGTVEKISVRSMQLRHHRGAVHTIPYGEIQKLTNFSRDWVIMKLKFTVPFDTDPNKVKKIFKKIGAEMMEDETHKDGFLQPFKSQGVFDFDDVGMIIRGKFMAKPGKQFTLRKEIFNRVKAAFKENGIDFARREVRVAIPGQEEAENLTPEQKAAVGAAAAAQLNKDQGSA